A portion of the Oncorhynchus gorbuscha isolate QuinsamMale2020 ecotype Even-year linkage group LG19, OgorEven_v1.0, whole genome shotgun sequence genome contains these proteins:
- the LOC124005385 gene encoding zinc finger protein 574-like isoform X1: protein MAMDSASVYMCFPCYQEFDTLEEVLAHQLTCTTENVGSGAPTPVSIPFLQTQQQIYTQPIAPSPAPQTKASVSSVMPSSGAPGLAMASPNKPSSGDQPKILYQCGDCDALFHSLILWQQHRKHGQCLQTKAGPTQPQPEETGSGSGSELPPEGEGKHSQVEVEVDLGPDEPNEPNSTDDQEGGGGRGRSQERAQQTQLEQDVVKSQLSAEKEEDGMSAGDISATLDHMYLPNATNRGQEGGEEEPETESIGESTGSKPSEIQAQAAHSSTEAQSAADSQSIPDPTPSQDPPDPAPSQDLPADNPEQTSYFYRIKAAKKLKPPSSLLCVDCGSSFGMVSELVTHRKSQHGLKEALHHCTVCGESFLNTTLFLYHRKQHKEKGKEGVTQTQAQGGQMQDADYQDYKIVTLQQEVVEEMVEESKEERAGVADSQNNGTEEQNQNETSSTSTVSTCAPVQVPKVVQSFLCAQCGASFSKETELSAHRRDKHGLNEPLHHCSQCGQSFMNTTQYLYHRRQHRGEPGTGAGAATPPQGSPRAPKRMLSPPAASSSAASGSPAKIPAIRIRSINDLNENKDQGKEVNPVILKEEQEENIVVGEQLDTNLPPPAKLMQDWSRTPLPHVCPHCGQTFTRRGFLRAHVFSHTGEKLFTCKVCQKSFASSPNLLRHSLTHMGTKPFPCSVCGKRFSQPGALKRHGLTHSQPKSRRRRSRWKKRTPEGEDGESQLFTCPNCTARFQTDQQLQEHRLLHTSHPFPCSVCGEAFKRRKELDLHSLIHQDKEPVLCPHCSSQFLNQSVLDIHLQRCTSSEEDKTVGRGRGQGRGRSMGQMECDMCGHCCMTQEGLDLHRLSHTGQTPLRCPLSPCRRRFASSSALGEHIVAHCQGTLGKGSGSKRFHCQICGKDFAYTSTFNVHMRIHTDERPFECSTCGKRFRQLPHLKDHERIHSGLRPFCCWVCGKAFSVAGRLTEHARIHSGETPYTCHRCPSAFRSRSNLDKHIRLHDDGTDGTTANDVEAEGARVLLSTGTGLGGEGESAVQTILLVQTDGTTEGVMVPAVPVSEHSSGAMFSGQAGSSQVVFLGGQAISVPSLSAIMEGHEIPSVTVVEGQDVPHTIEFILEETIS, encoded by the exons cagcaGATATATACCCAGCCCATTGCTCCATCACCTGCCCCTCAGACCAAGGCCAGTGTCTCTTCTGTGATGCCCAGCTCTGGTGCACCAGGTCTGGCCATGGCTAGCCCAAATAAGCCTTCCTCAGGAGATCAGCCCAAGATCCTGTACCAGTGTGGAGACTGTGACGCCCTGTTCCACTCCCTGATCCTCTGGCAGCAGCACCGCAAACATGGCCAGTGTCTGCAGACCAAGGCAGGACCCACCCAACCACAACCAGAAGAGACCGGCTCTGGATCTGGATCAGAACTGCccccagagggagaggggaagcaCAGTCAGGTTGAAGTGGAGGTGGACCTGGGTCCAGATGAACCGAATGAACCAAACTCAACGGATGACCAagaaggaggagggggcagaggaagGAGTCAGGAGAGGGCACAACAAACCCAGCTGGAGCAAGATGTAGTGAAGTCTCAGCTGTcagcagagaaagaggaggatgggatgAGTGCAGGGGACATATCAGCCACCCTGGATCACATGTATCTGCCAAACGCCACCAACAGAGGGCAGGAAGGAGGCGAGGAAGAGCCAGAAACCGAGAGCATAGGGGAATCCACTGGATCTAAACCCTCTGAGATCCAGGCTCAGGCAGCTCATTCATCTACAGAGGCCCAGTCTGCAGCAGACAGCCAGTCCATCCCTGACCCCACTCCCTCCCAGGACCCCCCAGACCCCGCTCCCTCCCAGGACCTCCCAGCCGATAACCCTGAGCAGACGTCCTACTTCTACAGGATAAAGGCAGCCAAGAAGCTCAAGCCCCCGTCCAGCCTGCTGTGTGTGGACTGTGGCTCCAGCTTCGGCATGGTGTCTGAGCTGGTCACCCACCGCAAGTCCCAGCATGGCCTCAAGGAAGCCCTGCACCACTGCACCGTGTGTGGGGAGAGCTTCCTCAACACCACCCTCTTCCTCTACCACCGCAAGCAGCACAAGGAGAAAGGCAAGGAAGGGGTCACACAAACCCAGGCCCAGGGAGGACAGATGCAGGATGCAGATTACCAGGATTACAAAATAGTAACACTGCAGCAAGAGGTGGTGGAAGAGATGGTGGAAGAGTCtaaagaggagagagcggggGTGGCGGATTCCCAGAACAATGGAACTGAGGAGCAGAACCAGAATGAAACCTCCTCTACTTCCACTGTCTCTACCTGTGCTCCTGTTCAGGTACctaaggtggtccagagtttccTGTGTGCCCAATGTGGAGCCAGCTTCAGTAAAGAGACAGAGCTCAGTGCCCACCGTAGGGACAAGCACGGCCTGAACGAGCCCCTCCACCACTGTTCCCAGTGTGGCCAGAGCTTCATGAACACCACCCAGTACCTTTACCACCGACGCCAGCACCGTGGGGAACCAGGGACTGGGGCAGGAGCAGCCACACCCCCCCAGGGAAGCCCCCGCGCCCCCAAGAGGATGCTGTCCCCACCTGCCGCCTCGTCCAGTGCTGCGTCAGGCTCGCCAGCGAAAATACCTGCTATCAGGATACGCAGCATCAACGATCTCAATG AGAACAAAGACCAGGGTAAAGAGGTGAATCCAGTCATCCTtaaggaagagcaggaggagaaTATTGTAGTGGGGGAACAACTGGACACCAACCTCCCTCCTCCAGCCAAGCTGATGCAGGACTGGTCCCGCACCCCTCTCCCCCACGTCTGCCCCCACTGCGGCCAGACCTTCACACGCAGGGGGTTCCTCCGCGCTCACGTCTTCAGCCACACCGGAGAGAAGCTCTTCACCTGCAAG GTGTGTCAGAAGTCGTTTGCATCCTCTCCCAACCTGCTGCGCCACAGCCTGACCCACATGGGCACCAAACCTTTCCCCTGCTCCGTGTGTGGCAAGCGTTTCTCCCAGCCGGGCGCCCTGAAGAGGCACGGCCTCACCCACAGCCAGCCCAAATCCCGCCGCCGCAGGTCCCGATGGAAG AAGAGGACaccagagggggaggatggagaaagcCAGCTGTTCACCTGTCCCAACTGCACTGCTCGCTTTCAGACTGACCAACAGCTGCAGGAGCACAG ACTGCTCCACACCAGCCACCCGTtcccctgctctgtctgtggAGAGGCCTTCAAACGCAGGAAGGAGCTGGACCTGCACTCTCTCATTCACCAAG ATAAGGAGCCAGTGTTGTGCCCCCACTGTTCCTCCCAGTTCTTGAACCAGTCAGTGTTGGACATCCATCTGCAGCGCTGTACCAGCTCAGAGGAGGACAAGACTGTGGGCCGTGGCCGGGGACAGGGACGGGGACGCTCCATGGGACAG ATGGAGTGTGATATGTGTGGTCATTGCTGTATGACCCAGGAGGGTCTGGACCTCCATCGGCTGTCCCATACGGGCCAGACCCCCCTGCGCTGCCCCCTGTCTCCCTGCAGACGGCGCTTCGCCTCCAGCTCGGCCCTCGGGGAGCACATTGTGGCCCACTGCCAGGGGACTCTGGGGAAGGGCAGCGGCTCAAAGAGGTTCCACTGCCAGATCTGTGGGAAGGACTTTGCCTACACCTCCACCTTCAACGTCCACATGAGGATCCACACCGATGAGAGGCCCTTCGAG tgtTCTACGTGTGGGAAGCGTTTCCGCCAGCTGCCCCACCTCAAGGACCATGAGCGTATCCACAGCGGCCTGCGGCCCTTCTGCTGCTGGGTGTGTGGTAAAGCCTTCAGTGTGGCCGGCCGTCTTACTGAGCACGCCCGCATCCACAGTGGAGAGACGCCCTACACCTGCCACCGCTGCCCCTCAGCCTTCCGCTCACGCTCCAACCTCGACAAACACATCCGTCTCCACGACGACGGAACGGATGGAACCACAGCCAATGATGTAGAGGCTGAAGGGGCGAGGGTGCTCTTGTCTACAGGGACGGGATTGGGTGGCGAGGGGGAGTCGGCGGTCCAGACCATTCTGCTCGTCCAGACGGATGGAACCACAGAGGGGGTGATGGTGCCGGCCGTGCCCGTCTCAGAGCACTCCTCTGGGGCTATGTTTTCTGGGCAGGCTGGATCCTCCCAGGTGGTGTTCTTGGGTGGTCAGGccatctctgtcccctccctgtcagcTATCATGGAGGGACATGAGATCCCCTCGGTCACTGTGGTAGAGGGACAGGATGTACCACACACCATAGAGTTCATCCTAGAGGAGACCATCTCATAG
- the LOC124005385 gene encoding zinc finger protein 574-like isoform X2: MAMDSASVYMCFPCYQEFDTLEEVLAHQLTCTTENVGSGAPTPVSIPFLQTQQIYTQPIAPSPAPQTKASVSSVMPSSGAPGLAMASPNKPSSGDQPKILYQCGDCDALFHSLILWQQHRKHGQCLQTKAGPTQPQPEETGSGSGSELPPEGEGKHSQVEVEVDLGPDEPNEPNSTDDQEGGGGRGRSQERAQQTQLEQDVVKSQLSAEKEEDGMSAGDISATLDHMYLPNATNRGQEGGEEEPETESIGESTGSKPSEIQAQAAHSSTEAQSAADSQSIPDPTPSQDPPDPAPSQDLPADNPEQTSYFYRIKAAKKLKPPSSLLCVDCGSSFGMVSELVTHRKSQHGLKEALHHCTVCGESFLNTTLFLYHRKQHKEKGKEGVTQTQAQGGQMQDADYQDYKIVTLQQEVVEEMVEESKEERAGVADSQNNGTEEQNQNETSSTSTVSTCAPVQVPKVVQSFLCAQCGASFSKETELSAHRRDKHGLNEPLHHCSQCGQSFMNTTQYLYHRRQHRGEPGTGAGAATPPQGSPRAPKRMLSPPAASSSAASGSPAKIPAIRIRSINDLNENKDQGKEVNPVILKEEQEENIVVGEQLDTNLPPPAKLMQDWSRTPLPHVCPHCGQTFTRRGFLRAHVFSHTGEKLFTCKVCQKSFASSPNLLRHSLTHMGTKPFPCSVCGKRFSQPGALKRHGLTHSQPKSRRRRSRWKKRTPEGEDGESQLFTCPNCTARFQTDQQLQEHRLLHTSHPFPCSVCGEAFKRRKELDLHSLIHQDKEPVLCPHCSSQFLNQSVLDIHLQRCTSSEEDKTVGRGRGQGRGRSMGQMECDMCGHCCMTQEGLDLHRLSHTGQTPLRCPLSPCRRRFASSSALGEHIVAHCQGTLGKGSGSKRFHCQICGKDFAYTSTFNVHMRIHTDERPFECSTCGKRFRQLPHLKDHERIHSGLRPFCCWVCGKAFSVAGRLTEHARIHSGETPYTCHRCPSAFRSRSNLDKHIRLHDDGTDGTTANDVEAEGARVLLSTGTGLGGEGESAVQTILLVQTDGTTEGVMVPAVPVSEHSSGAMFSGQAGSSQVVFLGGQAISVPSLSAIMEGHEIPSVTVVEGQDVPHTIEFILEETIS; the protein is encoded by the exons caGATATATACCCAGCCCATTGCTCCATCACCTGCCCCTCAGACCAAGGCCAGTGTCTCTTCTGTGATGCCCAGCTCTGGTGCACCAGGTCTGGCCATGGCTAGCCCAAATAAGCCTTCCTCAGGAGATCAGCCCAAGATCCTGTACCAGTGTGGAGACTGTGACGCCCTGTTCCACTCCCTGATCCTCTGGCAGCAGCACCGCAAACATGGCCAGTGTCTGCAGACCAAGGCAGGACCCACCCAACCACAACCAGAAGAGACCGGCTCTGGATCTGGATCAGAACTGCccccagagggagaggggaagcaCAGTCAGGTTGAAGTGGAGGTGGACCTGGGTCCAGATGAACCGAATGAACCAAACTCAACGGATGACCAagaaggaggagggggcagaggaagGAGTCAGGAGAGGGCACAACAAACCCAGCTGGAGCAAGATGTAGTGAAGTCTCAGCTGTcagcagagaaagaggaggatgggatgAGTGCAGGGGACATATCAGCCACCCTGGATCACATGTATCTGCCAAACGCCACCAACAGAGGGCAGGAAGGAGGCGAGGAAGAGCCAGAAACCGAGAGCATAGGGGAATCCACTGGATCTAAACCCTCTGAGATCCAGGCTCAGGCAGCTCATTCATCTACAGAGGCCCAGTCTGCAGCAGACAGCCAGTCCATCCCTGACCCCACTCCCTCCCAGGACCCCCCAGACCCCGCTCCCTCCCAGGACCTCCCAGCCGATAACCCTGAGCAGACGTCCTACTTCTACAGGATAAAGGCAGCCAAGAAGCTCAAGCCCCCGTCCAGCCTGCTGTGTGTGGACTGTGGCTCCAGCTTCGGCATGGTGTCTGAGCTGGTCACCCACCGCAAGTCCCAGCATGGCCTCAAGGAAGCCCTGCACCACTGCACCGTGTGTGGGGAGAGCTTCCTCAACACCACCCTCTTCCTCTACCACCGCAAGCAGCACAAGGAGAAAGGCAAGGAAGGGGTCACACAAACCCAGGCCCAGGGAGGACAGATGCAGGATGCAGATTACCAGGATTACAAAATAGTAACACTGCAGCAAGAGGTGGTGGAAGAGATGGTGGAAGAGTCtaaagaggagagagcggggGTGGCGGATTCCCAGAACAATGGAACTGAGGAGCAGAACCAGAATGAAACCTCCTCTACTTCCACTGTCTCTACCTGTGCTCCTGTTCAGGTACctaaggtggtccagagtttccTGTGTGCCCAATGTGGAGCCAGCTTCAGTAAAGAGACAGAGCTCAGTGCCCACCGTAGGGACAAGCACGGCCTGAACGAGCCCCTCCACCACTGTTCCCAGTGTGGCCAGAGCTTCATGAACACCACCCAGTACCTTTACCACCGACGCCAGCACCGTGGGGAACCAGGGACTGGGGCAGGAGCAGCCACACCCCCCCAGGGAAGCCCCCGCGCCCCCAAGAGGATGCTGTCCCCACCTGCCGCCTCGTCCAGTGCTGCGTCAGGCTCGCCAGCGAAAATACCTGCTATCAGGATACGCAGCATCAACGATCTCAATG AGAACAAAGACCAGGGTAAAGAGGTGAATCCAGTCATCCTtaaggaagagcaggaggagaaTATTGTAGTGGGGGAACAACTGGACACCAACCTCCCTCCTCCAGCCAAGCTGATGCAGGACTGGTCCCGCACCCCTCTCCCCCACGTCTGCCCCCACTGCGGCCAGACCTTCACACGCAGGGGGTTCCTCCGCGCTCACGTCTTCAGCCACACCGGAGAGAAGCTCTTCACCTGCAAG GTGTGTCAGAAGTCGTTTGCATCCTCTCCCAACCTGCTGCGCCACAGCCTGACCCACATGGGCACCAAACCTTTCCCCTGCTCCGTGTGTGGCAAGCGTTTCTCCCAGCCGGGCGCCCTGAAGAGGCACGGCCTCACCCACAGCCAGCCCAAATCCCGCCGCCGCAGGTCCCGATGGAAG AAGAGGACaccagagggggaggatggagaaagcCAGCTGTTCACCTGTCCCAACTGCACTGCTCGCTTTCAGACTGACCAACAGCTGCAGGAGCACAG ACTGCTCCACACCAGCCACCCGTtcccctgctctgtctgtggAGAGGCCTTCAAACGCAGGAAGGAGCTGGACCTGCACTCTCTCATTCACCAAG ATAAGGAGCCAGTGTTGTGCCCCCACTGTTCCTCCCAGTTCTTGAACCAGTCAGTGTTGGACATCCATCTGCAGCGCTGTACCAGCTCAGAGGAGGACAAGACTGTGGGCCGTGGCCGGGGACAGGGACGGGGACGCTCCATGGGACAG ATGGAGTGTGATATGTGTGGTCATTGCTGTATGACCCAGGAGGGTCTGGACCTCCATCGGCTGTCCCATACGGGCCAGACCCCCCTGCGCTGCCCCCTGTCTCCCTGCAGACGGCGCTTCGCCTCCAGCTCGGCCCTCGGGGAGCACATTGTGGCCCACTGCCAGGGGACTCTGGGGAAGGGCAGCGGCTCAAAGAGGTTCCACTGCCAGATCTGTGGGAAGGACTTTGCCTACACCTCCACCTTCAACGTCCACATGAGGATCCACACCGATGAGAGGCCCTTCGAG tgtTCTACGTGTGGGAAGCGTTTCCGCCAGCTGCCCCACCTCAAGGACCATGAGCGTATCCACAGCGGCCTGCGGCCCTTCTGCTGCTGGGTGTGTGGTAAAGCCTTCAGTGTGGCCGGCCGTCTTACTGAGCACGCCCGCATCCACAGTGGAGAGACGCCCTACACCTGCCACCGCTGCCCCTCAGCCTTCCGCTCACGCTCCAACCTCGACAAACACATCCGTCTCCACGACGACGGAACGGATGGAACCACAGCCAATGATGTAGAGGCTGAAGGGGCGAGGGTGCTCTTGTCTACAGGGACGGGATTGGGTGGCGAGGGGGAGTCGGCGGTCCAGACCATTCTGCTCGTCCAGACGGATGGAACCACAGAGGGGGTGATGGTGCCGGCCGTGCCCGTCTCAGAGCACTCCTCTGGGGCTATGTTTTCTGGGCAGGCTGGATCCTCCCAGGTGGTGTTCTTGGGTGGTCAGGccatctctgtcccctccctgtcagcTATCATGGAGGGACATGAGATCCCCTCGGTCACTGTGGTAGAGGGACAGGATGTACCACACACCATAGAGTTCATCCTAGAGGAGACCATCTCATAG